In Aigarchaeota archaeon, a single window of DNA contains:
- the sfsA gene encoding DNA/RNA nuclease SfsA: MTELLKLELRSAKVINRLSRFTVLIEYGKKKLKAQIRNTGRLLDLIYPDSNVLIQFKRGGTTNALIVGVKVDTGVVLVDTYLQAKSFELACDLNKISWLAPYRIVRREIKVNGSRIDYELYAERLGKGYLELKSAAYFSGGYAMYPDSPTLRGRRHILLMKELAKSARSIITFIATHPLAVGFKPCESGDAFVARLLRDAKMHGVELRAVKICITNENIITLYDDNLPVYV; the protein is encoded by the coding sequence TTGACTGAACTCTTAAAACTAGAGTTACGGTCAGCAAAAGTGATCAATAGATTATCTAGATTTACCGTGCTAATAGAATATGGGAAAAAGAAACTTAAGGCCCAGATCAGAAACACCGGAAGGTTACTGGACCTAATATATCCGGACTCGAATGTACTCATCCAATTTAAACGTGGAGGTACGACCAATGCTTTAATCGTCGGGGTAAAGGTCGATACGGGTGTTGTATTAGTAGACACGTATCTTCAGGCCAAAAGTTTCGAGTTAGCCTGCGACCTTAATAAGATATCATGGTTAGCCCCATACCGGATAGTGAGAAGAGAGATTAAGGTAAACGGCTCAAGAATAGATTATGAGCTTTATGCGGAACGTTTAGGAAAGGGTTACTTAGAACTTAAATCTGCCGCTTATTTCTCGGGTGGATACGCTATGTACCCCGATTCACCCACGTTAAGGGGAAGAAGACACATCCTATTAATGAAAGAGTTGGCAAAGAGCGCCAGGAGTATCATAACATTCATAGCGACGCATCCATTAGCTGTGGGCTTCAAACCGTGCGAATCAGGAGACGCTTTCGTCGCAAGACTTTTACGTGACGCGAAAATGCATGGTGTAGAATTAAGAGCGGTGAAGATTTGCATAACGAATGAGAACATAATAACTCTTTATGACGATAACCTACCGGTATACGTCTAA
- the ileS gene encoding isoleucine--tRNA ligase, whose protein sequence is MSLFRGRYDPKKVEEVVAGWWREGDVQRKVFESNKNAPAFSFLEGPPTVNGFMHVGHARGRVYKDIVLRYQTMKGLNVWRRAGWDCLGLPTELEVEKKLGFTSKKNIEIFGLERFVEEANKLVDFYIDHWRKASERLALWLDYENAYETRKENYMEHVWTLLKKAYEDGNLVESFKVVHYCPSCETPLSSHEVSQGYEEVEDPSVYVKFPLKRSKNEYVVIWTTTPWTLPGNEAVAVNPNTEYVKCEVGNEIWIVGEGALERAMNEMGVKNYNVVQRIKGSKLVGEGYWHPLAEEVSAHKEHESPAHTIVAAEFVTMDEGTGCVHVAPAHGPEDFELGKSLGIPIFCPIRPNGTFTEEGGAYAGMHFKQASEQVLRDLRSKGLLVKEGKVVHTYPFCWRCGSPLIYLASRQWFLKIDKIKEKMLEENKKVRWQPTWAGTGRFGDWIAGAEDWCISRTKVWGTPLPVWVCTNCGTKKVVGNKSELESAIKKPEKIRLLRPWIDEVVFKCENCGGDMKREPFVLDTWLDSGVAHFASVDYLRNKNLFEKLFPYDFITEAIDQTRGWFYTLLFTSVLYFGRAPFNSVLNQGHVLDSEGKKMSKSKGNVVWAMDAFEKFGVDPLRLYLVSKAKPWDTINFIPAEVDRIAEELNILWNVFAFVKTYFDLDKFDPERYQVKAMLKYADIVDKWILSRINSLVKLVTDSLEDLEIYTAAKALRDFVVEDLSHIYIRSIRRKIWVEKATVDKLTAYSVLFYLMRKLVALLAPFVPYISEYFFAAVKQRDDPESVHLLKWPKVDEEFINQELEDDMDTVQSVLSSILAARQKAGRKLRWPVKSITLIPKTLKAKKALNSFKDYLKSQANTEELIILDVGERPNWLRRKAVPVLSSLGPKFGPKLNEVLKIVRSVSAEKLEEDIINYGVAKLTLQDGTKVELTNHDVNFLDEVPENLSYDDGRFAEVYVDLTETETIKSVSLANELIRRIQVMRREIGLDIDKVVECILVSDSKELVEAVEKMSEYIEEETRTKLKVCEQPVESREQLYKKEWKIGQMQVTIALSKE, encoded by the coding sequence TTGTCACTTTTCCGAGGTAGATATGACCCAAAGAAAGTTGAGGAAGTAGTAGCAGGCTGGTGGCGTGAGGGGGATGTCCAAAGGAAGGTTTTCGAGAGCAACAAAAACGCACCCGCATTCTCTTTTTTAGAAGGACCGCCTACGGTAAACGGCTTCATGCATGTAGGCCACGCTAGAGGCAGAGTGTACAAGGACATAGTGCTCAGGTATCAGACCATGAAAGGACTAAACGTCTGGAGGAGAGCTGGTTGGGATTGCTTAGGATTACCTACGGAGCTGGAAGTTGAAAAAAAGCTAGGCTTTACATCTAAAAAGAATATAGAAATTTTTGGTCTTGAACGGTTTGTCGAAGAAGCTAATAAGCTCGTAGACTTTTACATAGACCATTGGAGGAAGGCTTCTGAGAGGCTTGCGCTGTGGCTTGACTACGAAAATGCGTACGAAACTAGAAAGGAGAATTATATGGAGCACGTCTGGACCTTGCTCAAGAAGGCATACGAGGACGGTAACCTCGTAGAAAGCTTTAAGGTTGTTCATTATTGTCCTTCATGTGAGACGCCGCTTTCTTCACACGAAGTATCGCAAGGTTACGAAGAGGTAGAGGATCCGTCCGTATATGTAAAGTTTCCACTTAAACGGAGTAAAAACGAATATGTCGTGATATGGACTACTACGCCCTGGACGCTTCCAGGGAACGAGGCTGTCGCAGTAAATCCAAATACGGAATACGTCAAGTGCGAGGTTGGAAATGAAATATGGATAGTCGGCGAAGGTGCACTTGAAAGGGCGATGAACGAGATGGGTGTGAAAAATTACAACGTAGTTCAAAGGATTAAGGGATCCAAACTCGTAGGTGAAGGTTACTGGCATCCGCTTGCCGAAGAAGTTTCTGCACATAAGGAGCACGAGAGCCCGGCTCACACTATAGTAGCTGCAGAGTTCGTTACGATGGATGAAGGTACGGGATGCGTACACGTCGCACCAGCACATGGGCCAGAGGACTTCGAACTTGGAAAATCGTTGGGCATACCGATATTCTGTCCGATAAGACCTAATGGTACATTCACAGAAGAGGGTGGCGCATACGCTGGCATGCATTTCAAGCAGGCAAGTGAACAAGTGTTACGGGACCTAAGGTCAAAGGGTTTATTGGTAAAAGAGGGAAAGGTCGTTCATACCTACCCGTTTTGCTGGAGGTGTGGAAGCCCACTCATATACCTAGCAAGCCGTCAGTGGTTTCTTAAGATCGATAAGATTAAGGAGAAGATGTTGGAGGAAAACAAAAAAGTGAGGTGGCAGCCCACTTGGGCTGGTACGGGTAGATTCGGGGACTGGATAGCGGGTGCAGAGGATTGGTGCATATCAAGAACGAAAGTATGGGGCACACCGCTACCAGTCTGGGTATGCACGAATTGCGGAACAAAGAAAGTCGTGGGCAACAAATCCGAGCTTGAAAGTGCTATAAAGAAACCAGAAAAAATCAGGCTCTTAAGACCTTGGATAGACGAAGTAGTTTTCAAGTGCGAAAACTGCGGTGGCGATATGAAGAGAGAACCATTCGTACTTGATACCTGGTTAGATTCTGGTGTGGCCCACTTCGCAAGCGTTGATTATTTAAGAAACAAAAATTTATTCGAAAAGTTGTTCCCGTATGATTTCATAACAGAGGCTATAGATCAGACTAGAGGGTGGTTTTATACACTTCTTTTCACATCGGTACTCTACTTTGGGAGAGCGCCCTTCAACTCTGTACTTAACCAGGGACACGTGCTAGATAGCGAAGGTAAGAAGATGTCAAAGTCGAAGGGTAACGTGGTATGGGCTATGGATGCTTTCGAAAAATTTGGTGTTGATCCCTTGAGATTATATCTCGTTTCAAAGGCTAAACCTTGGGATACAATTAATTTCATTCCGGCAGAGGTTGATAGGATTGCCGAGGAGTTAAACATACTTTGGAACGTTTTTGCTTTTGTAAAAACTTACTTTGACCTAGATAAATTTGATCCAGAAAGATATCAAGTAAAAGCGATGCTGAAGTACGCTGACATTGTTGACAAATGGATCTTATCAAGGATAAACTCTCTGGTGAAGCTTGTTACAGACTCGCTTGAAGATTTAGAGATATACACGGCAGCTAAAGCCCTCAGGGACTTCGTCGTAGAAGATTTAAGCCATATTTACATCAGGAGTATAAGGCGTAAGATATGGGTAGAGAAAGCGACCGTGGATAAGCTTACGGCATATTCTGTGCTCTTTTATTTAATGAGGAAACTAGTTGCTTTGCTGGCACCTTTCGTGCCGTATATCTCTGAATACTTCTTTGCTGCAGTAAAGCAAAGAGACGATCCTGAGAGTGTTCACTTGCTGAAGTGGCCGAAAGTTGATGAGGAGTTCATAAACCAGGAGTTGGAAGACGACATGGATACCGTTCAGTCGGTGCTGAGCAGTATACTTGCGGCAAGACAGAAAGCAGGAAGAAAACTCAGGTGGCCGGTTAAGTCCATAACGTTAATTCCGAAGACTTTGAAGGCCAAAAAGGCTCTAAATAGCTTTAAAGATTATCTGAAGTCACAAGCCAATACCGAAGAACTCATTATATTAGATGTAGGTGAGCGCCCGAATTGGCTACGCAGGAAGGCCGTGCCCGTTCTTTCATCCCTCGGACCCAAGTTTGGCCCAAAGCTCAACGAAGTCTTAAAGATAGTACGCTCGGTTTCAGCTGAAAAACTTGAAGAAGATATAATAAATTACGGCGTAGCAAAACTTACGCTTCAGGATGGGACGAAAGTCGAGCTGACAAACCATGATGTAAATTTCCTCGATGAAGTGCCGGAAAATTTGAGCTATGATGATGGACGTTTTGCTGAAGTTTACGTCGACTTGACCGAGACAGAGACCATAAAATCCGTGTCGTTAGCCAATGAGTTGATAAGGAGGATACAGGTAATGCGCAGAGAAATAGGGCTCGATATCGACAAGGTTGTTGAATGTATTCTAGTGTCTGACTCTAAAGAGCTTGTTGAAGCCGTTGAGAAAATGAGTGAATACATCGAAGAAGAAACTAGGACAAAGTTAAAGGTCTGTGAACAGCCAGTTGAGTCAAGAGAGCAACTTTACAAAAAGGAGTGGAAAATAGGTCAGATGCAGGTGACAATAGCTTTAAGTAAAGAATAG
- a CDS encoding twin-arginine translocase subunit TatC, translating to MTSGKEAPFWEHVRELATRLKHIVIAVLIATIFMMAFPADPVTLVTNPVQFLEMYEPIIARVLASVNDYILPEGVRLIAGELSSPFEIWIVASILLGLLISMPVVGYEIYAFVNPAFYPHERRLIYPFLAAFIVLFFVGVAFALFLVLPALMRFLLIFALMFKIEATVTAMSFYTMVFFTALATGMVFTFPVVLILLIRFGIVGTASFKKYRRYAYIFMYIIVALITPDGGVAGNFILFIPLVLMFEVALFIGRRYEKQRFKELYGELKCKFCGANISPDDVFCPKCERALK from the coding sequence CTGACGTCTGGTAAGGAGGCGCCTTTCTGGGAGCATGTTAGAGAGCTGGCCACGAGGCTCAAGCACATAGTGATAGCGGTATTAATCGCGACGATATTCATGATGGCATTTCCTGCAGATCCTGTTACACTCGTCACAAACCCAGTTCAGTTCTTGGAAATGTATGAACCCATCATAGCGAGAGTGCTAGCGTCAGTAAATGATTACATACTTCCTGAGGGGGTTAGACTGATAGCTGGCGAACTTTCATCACCTTTTGAGATATGGATCGTAGCTTCAATATTACTTGGACTTCTCATAAGCATGCCCGTTGTCGGTTATGAAATATACGCTTTCGTCAATCCCGCATTTTATCCTCATGAAAGGAGACTTATCTATCCATTCCTGGCCGCGTTCATAGTCCTCTTCTTCGTTGGTGTTGCCTTCGCGTTATTTCTTGTGTTGCCAGCCCTAATGAGGTTCTTGTTAATATTTGCTTTGATGTTTAAGATAGAAGCTACCGTTACCGCCATGTCATTCTACACGATGGTCTTCTTTACTGCATTAGCCACGGGCATGGTCTTTACGTTTCCTGTGGTTCTCATCCTCCTTATAAGATTTGGCATAGTTGGAACTGCTTCGTTTAAGAAATATAGGAGGTATGCCTACATATTCATGTATATAATCGTGGCACTTATAACACCAGACGGTGGAGTGGCGGGTAACTTCATACTGTTCATACCACTCGTCCTAATGTTTGAAGTTGCGCTTTTTATTGGAAGGAGATATGAAAAGCAGAGGTTTAAAGAACTATATGGTGAGCTTAAGTGTAAATTCTGTGGTGCAAACATTTCGCCAGACGATGTGTTTTGTCCGAAGTGTGAAAGGGCTCTCAAGTAG
- a CDS encoding AarF/UbiB family protein — translation MSTPLHELARRFSELTEEDYCVLSIMEKNLSKFREVPYQVILQSVKFSELKLERSLNKLHYLRLIWSPKGKKTAYVLNYLGLDALALKTLSSKGIVSGLGMPIGMGKEADVYEAISQEGKRLAVKFFRIGRPSFKKYERVRESLIRAHNYLEASIRAARMEFKALLMLVGKVPVPAPVYRTRHVVVTELFEGDELASISKLENAEEVLLKIIDAIRSAYDAGVVHRDLSVYNVLVKTDGSIVLIDWPQWVKRNHPQAPIYLERDIKNILSFFARKWNVRNIPIEYEKIIREITGKSINIYYD, via the coding sequence ATGTCAACGCCCTTACATGAACTCGCTAGAAGGTTTAGTGAACTTACGGAAGAAGATTATTGTGTTCTTTCCATCATGGAGAAGAATTTAAGTAAATTTCGTGAGGTGCCATATCAAGTCATCTTACAATCGGTTAAGTTCAGTGAGTTAAAGTTAGAGAGAAGTTTAAACAAACTTCATTATCTAAGACTTATCTGGAGTCCGAAAGGCAAGAAGACAGCATACGTGTTGAATTATCTCGGTTTAGACGCTCTTGCCCTAAAGACGCTCTCTTCAAAAGGAATAGTATCCGGGCTGGGTATGCCTATCGGTATGGGAAAGGAAGCCGATGTCTATGAGGCCATAAGTCAAGAAGGTAAGAGGCTAGCCGTAAAGTTTTTTAGGATTGGAAGGCCGAGTTTTAAAAAATACGAAAGGGTCAGGGAATCTTTGATTAGAGCTCATAACTACTTAGAGGCATCCATTAGGGCTGCGCGCATGGAATTTAAAGCTTTGTTGATGCTTGTCGGTAAAGTACCGGTTCCTGCGCCGGTCTATAGGACGAGGCACGTTGTAGTAACTGAACTATTTGAGGGTGACGAGCTCGCTTCAATTTCTAAGCTTGAAAATGCTGAAGAAGTCCTGCTAAAGATAATCGATGCTATTAGGTCAGCTTATGATGCAGGCGTGGTCCATAGAGACCTTAGTGTCTACAACGTCTTAGTTAAAACCGATGGGAGTATAGTACTGATAGACTGGCCTCAATGGGTTAAAAGGAACCATCCGCAGGCACCCATTTACTTGGAAAGAGACATTAAGAACATATTGAGTTTCTTTGCCAGAAAATGGAATGTTCGGAATATACCTATAGAATACGAGAAGATTATTAGGGAAATCACTGGGAAAAGCATTAATATATATTACGACTAA